From the Gammaproteobacteria bacterium genome, the window TAATCAATGACTTCTTCACTGATATCCGGCCGGCCGATGCCGAAACGCAAACGCACAAAACTTTCACCCAAGCGGTCAATGACGTCGCGCAACCCGTTGTGACCGCCGTGCCCTCCGCCCTGCTTGAGGCGCACCATGCCGACCTGCAGGTCCAGATCATCGTGTGCCACCAGAATGGCCTCCGGCGGCAGCTTGAGGTAGGCCGCCAGCGCCTGCACTGCCTGACCGCTGCGATTCATGTAGGTATCCGGCTTGAGTACACGCACTTCGTGGCCGGCGAGATTCAACCGGCACACCTCGCCGTTGAATTTGCGCTCGTGACTGAAGCTCGCGCCGTGGGCGCGCGCCAACGCATCCGCGAACCAGAATCCGGCATTGTGACGCGTCAAAACGTAATCGGCCCCGGGATTGCCGAGGCCGACCACGAGCTGAATGGGTGTAGTTCCAGCCATGACCAGGACCCAGTGCGCGCCGGCCCGGTGCGGGCCGGCGTACGCTTATTTCTTGTCCTTGCCCTTGCCGCCCTTGTCGGGCGCCGGAGCCGTCTTCCCGGCCGGAGCCGCCGCTTTGGCATCGGCCGCAGGCGCACCTTTGCCCGCGGCGGCGGCCTTGCCCGCCGCGGCAGCCGCCTTGGCATCCGCCGGCGCAGATTTCCCGGCTTCGGCGGGTGCGGCCGCGGCACCTTCCGCCGGAGCAGCGGCACCTTCGACGGGCGCGGCGGCCTCCGCCACCGGCTCCTCCTCGACGGTGATGCGCGGGTGATGGATCGCGACCACCGGCAGGTCGTGCGCCTCGCCGTAAGCGAGCTGCACGATGCGCACGCCTTCGGACAGTTTCAGATCGGAGAGATGCAGCGCGTGATTGATTTCCAGGGTGGTCACATCCACTTCGATGTACTCGGGCAGATAGCGCGGCAGGCAGGCGATTTCCACCTCGATCATGTTGCGTGACACCACGCCGCCCTGCTGCTTCACGCCGGTGGCATCCTTTTCGCCGAGGAAATGCAGCGGCACGTGTACGCGGATTTCCACGTCATCCTTCACGCGCAACAGATCCAGGTGCATGATCATCGGTTTGGCGGGGTGGCGTTGCAGGTCCTTGACGATGGCCTGATGCTCCCCGCCGTCCACCTTGATCTTGAGGACGTGGGAGTAGAAAGCCTCGTGCGCCAGGCTGTTGCGCAGTTCGTTGTGGTCGAAGGACAGGTCCAGCGACGGTTCGCCGGCCCCGTACAGAATTCCCGGCACCCGACCGACACGACGCAGGCGGCGGCTCGCACCTTTCCCCTTGTCGTGGCGGACTTCGGCGCTCAGATTGAAGCTGATAGCCATGTCTCGATACTCCAGTTCATGTTTGACACACTTCACCCGCGACCAGGGGAAGCACCTAGGCCCGCGGAGCGGGCCGGTGAGGTGCGAGGCCGGCGGCTGCGCCGCCTGTGAGGTGTGAGGAAGAATCGCCAGACGTCACCATCTGTCTTACTCCTCACTCCTCAATCCTCACTCCTCACTAATCTACATACAGCGATGACACCGATTCTTCATCGCTCACGCGGCGCATGGTCTCCGCCAGCAGTTGCGCAATGGATAACTGGCGGATCTTCTTGCAAGCCTGCGCCTTCGCGCCCAGCGGGATGGTGTCGGTAACCACCAGTCCATCCAGCGCGGAATTCTCGATGTTGTCCACGGCCTTGCCGGACAGCACCGGATGCGTAATGTACGCCAGCACCCGACCAGCGCCCCGCTCTTTCAGGGCCTTGGCCGCCAGGCAAAGCGTGCCGGCGGTATCTACCAGATCGTCCACGATTACACAGGTTTTGCCCGGAACGTCGCCGATGATATTCATGACCTGGGCCTCGTTGGGACGCGGCCGGCGCTTGTCGATGATCGCGAGGTCCGCATCATCGAGCCGTTTGGCCAGCGCCCGCGCACGCGCCACGCCGCCCACGTCCGGAGACACCACCACCAGGTTTTTGAACTTCTGCTGCCAGGCATCGCCAAGCAATACCGGCGAGGCGTACACGTTGTCCACCGGGATATCGAAGAATCCCTGGATCTGGTCGGCGTGCAAATCCACGGTCAGCACGCGGTTCACGCCCGCGGACACCATGAGGTTGGCCACGAGCTTGGCAGTGATCGGCACGCGTGCCGCGCGTTGCCGCCGGTCCTGGCGCGCATAGCCGAAATACGGCACCACCGCAGTGACGCGCGCTGCGGATGCGCGCCGCAACGCGTCCGCCATCACCAGAAGTTCCATGAGGTTGTCGTTGGTCGGCGGACAGGTGGACTGCACAATGAACACGTCGCGGCCGCGCACGTTTTCCATCAGCTCCACGGTCACTTCGCCGTCGCTGAAACGGCCCACCTGCACCTTGCCCAGCGGCAATTGCAGATGGTTGGAAATGCGCGTCGCAAGCTGCGGGTTGGCATTGCCTGCGAACACCATCATGCTGCTTGCTGACACGGGCATCCTCACTGACAACATCTGGCGCGGCCCATTACACCGGAACAGGCACGCGTTCCGAAAACATTCATCTGGCTGGGGCGCCAGGATTCGAACCTGGGAATGGCGGGATCAAAACCCGCTGCCTTACCGCTTGGCTACGCCCCAATGTTCAACCGGCGGGTTCCGCTGCCAGCCGGCTCAGCAAGGGCGAGCGATTGCACCCGCGGGCGACAAATGCCCTCCAGCCCCGGGGCAGTTCGCTCAGCGCACGATGCGCGGCGGCTTCACGCTCAAAGGCGGCGAATACGCAGGCACCCGAACCAGTCAAGCGCGCCGGCGCCTTTGGGCGCAACCAATCCAGGGCTTCAGCCACTTCCGGATAACGCTTGCGTACCACCGGCTCGAAGTCGTTGTGGCCTTCGCCAGCGTAAAAGCGCGCTATTGTGATGGGCGCGGAATTTCGTGTCAAATCAGGAGCCTGGAATATCTCGTGGGTGGCGATTTGGCAATCGGGCTGCACCACCAGGTACCAAGGCTCCGGCGGGTCCACCGGGGTAAGAATCTCGCCCACGCCTTCCGCCCAAGCGGCCCGCCCGCGCACGAACACTGGCACATCCGCGCCGAGTTCGAGCGCCAGCGCCGCCAGTTCGCCGGTATCCAGTCCCGCGGCCCACAGCCGGTTGAGAGCCACCAAGGCGGTAGCGGCATCCGAGCTGCCACCGCCCAGACCGGCCTGGTGCGGCAGGCGTTTGTGCAGGTGAATATCCGCGCCCTGACGCACGCCGCTGCGCGTGCGCAGCAACGCGGCCGCACGCACAGCCAGGTCGTCGGCTGCGGCAATCCCGACCGGTCCGGCCGGCCGCGTGATTTCTCCATCGCTGCGCAACTCGAAATCCAGCATGTCGCCGTAATCCAGGAACTGGAACAATGTCTGCAGCAGATGGTAGCCGTCGGCGCGGCGCCCGGTGATATGCAGGAACAGATTGAGCTTCGCGGGTGCGGGCCAGCTGCGGCTGATGGCTGCGATCATCGCGGGTTGGCGGACGTGTGGCCGACGGCCGGCCCCACCTGCCAGCTGTTGACCGCCACCTTGATGCGCGTGTCATCGCGCTGGATCAACATCCGCGTGGGCAGGTCGTAGCCGCCGAATTCGGCGTAATCCTGGTAGTTCACTTGCCAGCCGCGCTGCGTCAGCGTCACCAGTTGGCCGTGCGCATCCACGGTTTTGACGAACGGTGCATCCGGATCCGGCAGGCCTCGCATCCAGAAGCGCATGCTGCGTACCGGCAACGGCACCTTGAGGCGCGCGGCAAAATCCTTCTCGGGATCGGTGGTGATGAAATCATCGCCGCGCGAACTGCGTACCCACAACGCCCGGGTATCGCCGCGTACTTCCAATGTGCCGGCACCGAAGGGTCCGCGAAAGCTGAATGCCACCTGCAAACCTTGCTGCTGCCAATCCATGGAACCGCTGCCGCCGTGGGTTCCCGTGACGATGCCGATGCGCCCCTGCAACTCCCAATCGTTCAGATCCCGCAGGTGCGCATAGTGTGTCTGCCACGCGGCTTCATTGGGCGGTCCCTCGGGCGCGGTGCCCGGCACGCTTGCGCAGCCCGCCACCAGCAGCAGGCCGACTGGCCACAGCCATCTTGCTGTCACGGTGTAAATCGCGTCCGCAATTTGAGCAAGGCGGCATTGTCCGGATGTTGTTTGAGCGCCGAGCCCCACACGCTGCGCGCTTCCTGCCGATCGCCCACCGCCCACAAGGTTTCGCTCAGATGCGCCGCCACCTCCGGATCCGCAAGTTGCGCGTAGGCCCTGCGCAAATAGCCGAGGGCTTCGGGATAATTGCCCAGCCGGTACTCCACCCAGCCCATGCTGTCCATGATCGCGGGATCGCCGGGCTTGAGGCGCAAGGCCTTCTCTATATATATGCGCGCTTCCTGATAGCGGGTGGAGTGCAGCGCCAGGGTATAGCCCAGCGCATTGAGCGCATCGGCATTATCCGGCTGGCGATCCAGGATCAGGCGCAGATCTGCTTCGGCCTGCGCCACCTGTCCCAGATTCTCGCGCAGCAACGCCTGGCTGTACAACAGGTCACTGTTGCCCGGATTTTTGCTCAGTGCCTGCGCCAACACAGCGAGCGCTGCCTGGTTGTCGCCGCGGTCGCTGAACAGCTGCGCTTCCGCGAGGCGGAATTGCACGTCATCATCTGGATCGTCCGCGACCAGCTTGTCCATGTAGGCACGCGCTTCGGCCGGATTGTGCTGCTGCATGAGCACCCGCGCGGTGGCAATCTGCGCCGGCAGCCAGTACTGACCGCCATCCACCTGCTGATACCACTGCAATGCCGGGTCGAACTGTTTGGCTGCCTCGGCGGTATTTCCGAGGAAATAAAAGGCATCGTTCTTGCGCTGTCCGGTGGCAAGCAGGCGCATGAAGTAGCCGCGCGCGTTTTCCAATTGATTGGATTGCAAACTCAGCAGGCCGAGCGCGTACAACGCATCCGGATTGCGCGCATGCCGTTTGAGAATGGCGTTGAATTCATCCGCGGCTGCGGCATCCTGTCCGGCTTCAGCCAGCAGGCCGGCATAGGCCAGATGCAGGCCTATGTCATCCGGCGCGCCCCGTACTCGCGCCTGCAACAGCTGCACGGCTTCCGGTTTGCGGCCGGCGGCGACCAGCGCCTGGGCTTGCAGCACCACAGCTTGAGTCCAGGCCGGCTTGAGCCCGGCGGCGCGTTGCGACTCGCTGACCGCCAACTCGGTTTGCCGGGCCTGCAGCGCCACTTGCGCCAGCATGAAATGGGCTTCAGCCGATTGCGCGTGAGCCGCTACAAGTTTTTGCATGACCGGCAGGCTGCGTTGCGCCCCGGTCTCCTCGCCCAGCACCTCCCCGATCAGCATAAAATTGTACCCGTGCACGACCTGCAGCAGGGTCTCGAAATCGCGCACGGCGGCATCCACATTGCCGAGCCGCGTATCGAGAACGGCTCCCAGCTGGAGTGCGTCACTGCTGTTTGGGGCCAGCAGCCGCCAACGCCGGGTCAGCTTCAGCGCCAGCACATCATCGTCTAGACGGTAAGCCATCAACGCCGCGTATTCGGCCAGCTGCGGATCGCGGCTGAGTTCTGCGGCCTGCGCATATTGCTGCGCGGCGATGTGACGCTCGCCACGCTGCCATGCCAGCTCGCCCATGAACACGTGATAGGTCAGCGACTGCGCGGGAGTGGCGGGGGGACTTTGGGCGGCAAGCGCGACCGGATGAGGCGCAGGCACAACCGCGCAGCCGCCCAGAACCAGGGCCGCACATGCGAGTCCGGCATACGCAAATGTTTTCATTGGTGAAACGCGCTCGTCCTGATGCGCACTATACTCTGCCGCCGGCCGCCGCCCCAGACACGCGCGGAAGTAAGTGCTTGTTCGAAAGCGAAATTTCGCCCAAAATCTGCCCCCCTGCCCGATCCGTACACCATGTCATTCTTTGCCCTAGGTATCAGTCATGCCACCGCACCGGTCGCCCTGCGTGAGCGCCTGAGCTTCGACGCCGAGCAGATTCCCGAAGCGCTGCGTGCGGTCGCGGCGCTCGATGGCGTCCATGAAACCGCGATCCTGTCCACCTGCAACCGCACCGAAATTTATGCGCAACTCGAAGATGGCGCGGGCGCACGCCTGACCGACTGGCTGACGCGGCTGCGCAGTGCCGACGATCCCGACGTGCGCGCGCGCTTCTATACACATCAGGGCGAAGCCGCGGCCCGCCACCTGTTCCGCGTGGCCTGCGGTCTGGATTCGATGATCCTCGGCGAGCCGCAGATTCTCGGCCAGATCAAGCAAGCGTATGAATTGGCACAGGAGAGCGCCGTCACCGGCCAGCATCTGCATCGCCTGTTCCAGTATGCCTTCTCGGTCGCGAAACTCGTGCGCACCGACACCGCCATCGGGGAAAATCCGCTGTCGGTGGCGCACGCCACGGTGCTGCTGGCACGGCGCATTTTCGCGGATTTCCGCACACTCACGCCGTTGCTGATTGGCGCCGGCGAAACCAGCGAACTCGTGGCCCACCACCTGCACGAACAAGGCGCGCGCCGCCTGATCATCGCCAACCGCACGTTCAGCCACGCGCATACGCTCGCCGAGCGCTTTGGCGGCTATGCCATCGGTCTACACGAGATTCCGGCGCATCTGGAAGAGGCCGACATCGTGATTGCCTCGACCGGCAGCCTGGAACCCATCCTCACGCAGGCGGCGGTGGCCGCGGCATTCAAGACGCGCAAGCACCGGCCGCTGCTGATCATCGACATCGCGGTGCCGCGCGACGTGGAGCCGGCCGTAGCGAAACTCGCGGACGTGTATCTGTTCACCATTGACGACTTGCGCGGCATCGTGGAAAACAATTTGCGCTCCCGCCAGGCGGCGGCGCGCGAAGCGGAAAGCATCATCGAAAGCCAGGTCGCGCGGTTCATGCAGGAATTGCGTGGCCTGGATGCGGTACCGACCATCCGCGCGGTGCGCGATCATGCCGAAGAGCTGCGCGATCACACGCTGGCCCAGGCGCAACACCTGCTCGCCAGCGGTACCCCGTCCGAGGAAGTCCTCAAGTTTCTGGCTGAAACCCTCACCAACCGCCTGCTGCACGCACCCACCGCGTATCTGCGCCAGGCAGCTCGAGAAGGCCGTGACCACATCATGCGTCAGGCGCAGGCGCTTTTCGGCCTGAAGGACGCCGGACCTGGCTCCGATAAAGATGAGCACTCCTGAGCGTCCATGAAAGATTCCATCCGTCAAAAACTGGAGCGGCTGGTGGCGCGCCACGAAGAGCTGGCGGCACTGCTCGCAAGTCCTGCGGTCATCGGTGACCAGAAACAATTCCGCGACCTGTCCCAAGAATATGCGCGTCTCGCTCCACTCACGCAAGGCTTCCGCACCTGGCAATCCGTGGAAACCGACTTGGCCAGCGCTCGCGCCATGGCCGGGGATGGCGATGCCGCGTTGCGCACGCTGGCCGAAGAGGAACAGCGCGCGGCTGAATTACGGCTGGCCGCGCTCGAACCGCGGTTGCTGGCCCTGCTGTTGCCCAGCGATCCGCACGATGCCGGCAATCTGTTTCTGGAAATCCGTGCCGGAACCGGTGGCGACGAGGCTGCGTTGTTTGCCGGCGACCTGTTCCGCATGTACGCCCGCTACGCCGAGACGCGTGGCTGGCGCCTGGAAGTGATGAGCGAGAATCCGGGCGAGCACGGCGGCTACAAGGAAATCATCTCGCGCGTTATCGGCCAGGGCGCCTATTCGCGGCTGAAATTTGAATCCGGAGTGCACCGCGTGCAACGTGTGCCGCAGACCGAAGCCCAGGGGCGCATCCATACCTCCGCCTGCACCGTGGCCATCCTGCCCGAAGTCGAGGCGCTTGAAGATGTCGAAATCAATCCCGCCGACCTCCGGGTGGACACCTTTCGTTCCTCAGGCGCAGGCGGCCAGCACGTCAACAAGACGGATTCCGCCGTGCGCCTGACGCACATTCCCAGCGGCATCGTGGTGGAATGCCAGGACGAGCGCTCCCAGCACAAGAACCGTGCACGCGCCCTGTCGCTGTTGAAGGCCAAACTGCTGGAGACCGAGCGCGAGAAACAACGCAGTGCGCAGGCGCAGTCGCGCAAGCTGCAGGTCGGCAGCGGCGATCGTTCCGAACGTATCCGCACCTACAATTTTCCGCAGGGCCGGGTCACCGACCACCGCATCAACCTGACGCTCTACAAGCTCGACGACATCCTGCAGGGCAAGCTCGATGAGCTGATCGTGCCGCTCATGAACGAACATCAGGCGGAGCAACTTGCCGAAATGGCAACTCAGTGAACTGCGGCACGCGCCTGCAGATTGCGGTATTGCACGTAGCACACCGCCAGCACATAGCACCACACGCAAGCGCCGACCACCGGCATCAGGCCGAGGTCGTACCACAGCTTGGGCGGCACTGATGCGGTCAACAGGTTTCCCGAACCCAATTGTTGTACCGCACCCATGATGTCCGGCCAACTGGCAATGACATCGTAAATCAGCAGTACGATCGCGGGCGCCGACAGCACCGCCGAACTGCGCCACCACTGCGGCCAGGCGAGCGCATGACTGTAGCCGAGCGTTTCCAGCAGATTCTTGCGATCGAGAACCGCAGCGTAGGCAAAGAACGCCCAGGTGGTGCCCAGGATCACCCCCGGCACGATCAGCAGAAAAAACCCGATCCACGTGACAATGTTGTACAGCAGGTCTCCAATCAGGATAGCCACGGCTGCGCGCACGCCGATGCGCAAAGCGTCGGCATAGGATCGGGTGGCGCCGCTAAAACAATCGTCCAGCCGCTGGATGGCAGCGCCGTAGAGCGCACTTTCCACCAGCCAGCAGATCACGGTGATCGCGATGGTGGTGCGACTGATCGAGATTCCCAGCGTGCCACCACCCGCAAACACGCCCGGAAGCGCATTGATCACACCGGCAACCCACAACGGCAAAAAGATCGCCGGCAGGGATTTCAGAAACAGGCGCCAGCCGGCCTCCAGTGCCGCACCAATCGGAAGTTGACCCAGCTCGGGGGACGCAGGCAACGGCGGTCAGGCTTGCAGGCTTGCCGTGGGCACGGAACGAGCTGCGCGTCGCACTTTGAGGTCGCGATACAGGACGTACAGAATCCCGACCACGAACGGCGTGAACACCGCCGTGCCCACCAGCCGCAGCACGCCCTTCACCAGCAGCGAGCGGCCGGTGTCGGCCCCGGCCAGCGGATGCAGCCAGGCTGCGAATGGGATAGACAGCGGCAGCATCACGACCACGACGCACAGCACGACCACGACGACCGTGATCAACAGCACCAGGAAGGTGCGCCACCAGTTATGGAACACCAGCGCGCAACTGTGGTTCAAGGCGGCCACCGGACCCTTGCTGTCGAGCACGATGGCAAACTGGAAAAACAGCAGATTGACCATGATGAACACCATGGCGGCAAACAAGCACACTTGGGTAAACGCCACGGCCGCACCAGCGCCGAGTGCAGCCCCCAGCAGCGCACCCAGGATGCTACCCACGAGAGCCGCAATCAGCAGACCGATCATCAGAGTGACGAACACCAGGATTCCGGCCAGTACCAGCGCCGGCAGCTTGCCCAGCGCAAATCGCAGTTCGTGTGATGCCGCCGTGCCGGTCACAGCGCGCTCCACTTGCCGGATGATGAGCGCGTTCACAAATGAAGCGCACACGAGCACCAGCAATTCCACGAGCAGGAAGTCGACAATAAAATGCGGAGAACGCAGCAGTTCCAGCAAGCGCTCGCGCGTGAGCGTGGCGTCACCCAGCTGCTCGGCAAAATAAAGCGTGGGCAGCAGGCCGATCAGGCCGAGCAGCGCCGCCGGACCGAACAGCCGGCCGAAACCCAGCTTGCCGAGTTCCAGTCCCCGCGACCACACCCGGCCAGGGCGCTGCGGAGTGGTGTCCAGTTGAAACATGCGTGAGTCTACCGCGCCGCTTGCAGGTGAAATCAGTGTGCCCGAGGGCCGGGGCGCCTTCAAGCTCGCCGACGCAACCAGCCGCTCAGGCTCAAACGCGCGCGCGTTGCCGGCCGTACCTCGTGGGGTGTATCGGTACTGGCAAACAGCACCAGCGTCCCGCCACGCGGCAGTATCGGAATGCGGGCATGGGCAGATGATTGCCCACGATACAGGCACAATTCGCCACCTGCGGCGGGCTGCCAGTGCGCATTCAGGTACAGAACCACCGAAACTTGGCGTGCCTGCGTATCCCGCAGTTGGTCGAGGTGGCGCGCATAAAAAGCG encodes:
- the pth gene encoding aminoacyl-tRNA hydrolase, coding for MAGTTPIQLVVGLGNPGADYVLTRHNAGFWFADALARAHGASFSHERKFNGEVCRLNLAGHEVRVLKPDTYMNRSGQAVQALAAYLKLPPEAILVAHDDLDLQVGMVRLKQGGGHGGHNGLRDVIDRLGESFVRLRFGIGRPDISEEVIDYVLHRASEADEEKIMEAVGATLAELPRILAGEMEKAMHELHSRGVVARARRSDQRAAHPPKDQP
- a CDS encoding ribose-phosphate diphosphokinase, translating into MMVFAGNANPQLATRISNHLQLPLGKVQVGRFSDGEVTVELMENVRGRDVFIVQSTCPPTNDNLMELLVMADALRRASAARVTAVVPYFGYARQDRRQRAARVPITAKLVANLMVSAGVNRVLTVDLHADQIQGFFDIPVDNVYASPVLLGDAWQQKFKNLVVVSPDVGGVARARALAKRLDDADLAIIDKRRPRPNEAQVMNIIGDVPGKTCVIVDDLVDTAGTLCLAAKALKERGAGRVLAYITHPVLSGKAVDNIENSALDGLVVTDTIPLGAKAQACKKIRQLSIAQLLAETMRRVSDEESVSSLYVD
- the ispE gene encoding 4-(cytidine 5'-diphospho)-2-C-methyl-D-erythritol kinase — translated: MIAAISRSWPAPAKLNLFLHITGRRADGYHLLQTLFQFLDYGDMLDFELRSDGEITRPAGPVGIAAADDLAVRAAALLRTRSGVRQGADIHLHKRLPHQAGLGGGSSDAATALVALNRLWAAGLDTGELAALALELGADVPVFVRGRAAWAEGVGEILTPVDPPEPWYLVVQPDCQIATHEIFQAPDLTRNSAPITIARFYAGEGHNDFEPVVRKRYPEVAEALDWLRPKAPARLTGSGACVFAAFEREAAAHRALSELPRGWRAFVARGCNRSPLLSRLAAEPAG
- the lolB gene encoding lipoprotein insertase outer membrane protein LolB is translated as MTARWLWPVGLLLVAGCASVPGTAPEGPPNEAAWQTHYAHLRDLNDWELQGRIGIVTGTHGGSGSMDWQQQGLQVAFSFRGPFGAGTLEVRGDTRALWVRSSRGDDFITTDPEKDFAARLKVPLPVRSMRFWMRGLPDPDAPFVKTVDAHGQLVTLTQRGWQVNYQDYAEFGGYDLPTRMLIQRDDTRIKVAVNSWQVGPAVGHTSANPR
- a CDS encoding tetratricopeptide repeat protein, giving the protein MKTFAYAGLACAALVLGGCAVVPAPHPVALAAQSPPATPAQSLTYHVFMGELAWQRGERHIAAQQYAQAAELSRDPQLAEYAALMAYRLDDDVLALKLTRRWRLLAPNSSDALQLGAVLDTRLGNVDAAVRDFETLLQVVHGYNFMLIGEVLGEETGAQRSLPVMQKLVAAHAQSAEAHFMLAQVALQARQTELAVSESQRAAGLKPAWTQAVVLQAQALVAAGRKPEAVQLLQARVRGAPDDIGLHLAYAGLLAEAGQDAAAADEFNAILKRHARNPDALYALGLLSLQSNQLENARGYFMRLLATGQRKNDAFYFLGNTAEAAKQFDPALQWYQQVDGGQYWLPAQIATARVLMQQHNPAEARAYMDKLVADDPDDDVQFRLAEAQLFSDRGDNQAALAVLAQALSKNPGNSDLLYSQALLRENLGQVAQAEADLRLILDRQPDNADALNALGYTLALHSTRYQEARIYIEKALRLKPGDPAIMDSMGWVEYRLGNYPEALGYLRRAYAQLADPEVAAHLSETLWAVGDRQEARSVWGSALKQHPDNAALLKLRTRFTP
- the hemA gene encoding glutamyl-tRNA reductase → MSFFALGISHATAPVALRERLSFDAEQIPEALRAVAALDGVHETAILSTCNRTEIYAQLEDGAGARLTDWLTRLRSADDPDVRARFYTHQGEAAARHLFRVACGLDSMILGEPQILGQIKQAYELAQESAVTGQHLHRLFQYAFSVAKLVRTDTAIGENPLSVAHATVLLARRIFADFRTLTPLLIGAGETSELVAHHLHEQGARRLIIANRTFSHAHTLAERFGGYAIGLHEIPAHLEEADIVIASTGSLEPILTQAAVAAAFKTRKHRPLLIIDIAVPRDVEPAVAKLADVYLFTIDDLRGIVENNLRSRQAAAREAESIIESQVARFMQELRGLDAVPTIRAVRDHAEELRDHTLAQAQHLLASGTPSEEVLKFLAETLTNRLLHAPTAYLRQAAREGRDHIMRQAQALFGLKDAGPGSDKDEHS
- the prfA gene encoding peptide chain release factor 1, which gives rise to MKDSIRQKLERLVARHEELAALLASPAVIGDQKQFRDLSQEYARLAPLTQGFRTWQSVETDLASARAMAGDGDAALRTLAEEEQRAAELRLAALEPRLLALLLPSDPHDAGNLFLEIRAGTGGDEAALFAGDLFRMYARYAETRGWRLEVMSENPGEHGGYKEIISRVIGQGAYSRLKFESGVHRVQRVPQTEAQGRIHTSACTVAILPEVEALEDVEINPADLRVDTFRSSGAGGQHVNKTDSAVRLTHIPSGIVVECQDERSQHKNRARALSLLKAKLLETEREKQRSAQAQSRKLQVGSGDRSERIRTYNFPQGRVTDHRINLTLYKLDDILQGKLDELIVPLMNEHQAEQLAEMATQ
- a CDS encoding 2OG-Fe(II) oxygenase yields the protein MARWRALAIEAEQLWTQDAFHKAGIGRDPARRLQTRIRGDYTLWLDRQRTPAACQFVEQELEAVRCALNASACLGLFEFEGHLARYPVGAFYARHLDQLRDTQARQVSVVLYLNAHWQPAAGGELCLYRGQSSAHARIPILPRGGTLVLFASTDTPHEVRPATRARLSLSGWLRRRA